A genome region from Labilibaculum antarcticum includes the following:
- a CDS encoding P-II family nitrogen regulator, whose translation MKKIEAIIRKTKFEDVKKGLHNIGIDYLSFWDVRGVGKSVEERVYRGVIYDTSSIERTLVSFIVRDKYVDSCVVTIRENAFTGEIGDGRIFVYNVEDAFRIRTGDSGDRSLYDEE comes from the coding sequence ATGAAAAAGATCGAAGCAATTATCCGTAAAACGAAATTTGAAGACGTAAAGAAAGGCCTGCACAACATAGGGATAGATTATCTATCATTCTGGGATGTTAGAGGTGTAGGAAAATCAGTAGAAGAAAGAGTTTACCGAGGTGTAATCTACGACACCAGCAGTATTGAAAGGACATTAGTCTCTTTTATTGTGCGAGATAAATATGTTGATAGCTGCGTTGTCACCATTCGTGAAAATGCTTTCACCGGTGAAATTGGAGATGGAAGAATCTTCGTTTACAATGTAGAGGATGCTTTCCGCATTCGAACAGGAGATTCAGGTGATCGTTCACTATACGACGAAGAGTAA
- a CDS encoding ammonium transporter, with product MEEILTLNTLQAAVTETGHSIDVVWVLLGTALVMFMQPGFAMAEAGFTRSKNTANILMKNLVDFAVGSIAFFFIGYALMFGTDIGGLIGKLPFMEDVRPDIDLSFLMFQTVFAATAATIVSGAVAERTEFKAYVLFSIFTTAIVYPISGHWIWGGGWLSELGFHDFAGSTVVHSVGAWMGLVGAAMIGPRIGKYNGKVNAIPGHNLTFAALGVFILWFGWFGFNAGSQLAANGTANTIAISHIFLTTNLSAAAGTLTALIISWMRYKRPSLSLSLNGSLAGLVAITAGCDIVSPEAAIIIGILAGTALVFGVEFFDRVLRIDDPVGAISVHGINGALGTILVGFFAKEGGVFYGGGFTLLGVQVLGVVAVAAWALGTAFIIFKVLQKTVGLRVSARVEEEGLDIYEHGEKAYQ from the coding sequence ATGGAAGAAATACTTACTTTAAATACTTTACAAGCAGCCGTTACTGAAACGGGACACTCAATTGATGTTGTTTGGGTTTTATTAGGAACCGCACTTGTTATGTTTATGCAGCCAGGATTTGCCATGGCTGAAGCTGGTTTTACCAGATCAAAAAACACAGCCAACATCCTCATGAAAAATCTTGTTGATTTTGCTGTTGGATCCATTGCATTTTTCTTTATCGGATACGCTCTAATGTTCGGAACTGATATTGGAGGATTAATTGGAAAGCTTCCATTTATGGAAGATGTAAGACCTGATATCGATTTATCATTTTTAATGTTCCAAACCGTTTTTGCAGCAACCGCAGCCACAATTGTATCCGGTGCTGTTGCTGAAAGAACAGAATTCAAAGCCTATGTGCTTTTTAGTATTTTTACGACTGCTATTGTATACCCAATTTCGGGACACTGGATTTGGGGTGGTGGATGGTTAAGCGAACTTGGCTTTCATGATTTTGCCGGATCTACCGTTGTTCATTCGGTTGGAGCATGGATGGGATTGGTTGGAGCCGCAATGATCGGTCCCAGAATTGGAAAATACAATGGGAAAGTAAATGCAATTCCTGGACATAACCTTACATTTGCCGCCCTTGGTGTATTTATTCTGTGGTTTGGTTGGTTTGGTTTTAATGCTGGCTCTCAGTTAGCAGCTAACGGAACGGCAAACACTATTGCAATATCTCATATTTTCTTAACAACCAATCTATCTGCTGCAGCAGGTACCTTGACTGCATTAATAATCAGCTGGATGCGCTACAAACGCCCTTCCCTTTCGTTAAGTTTGAATGGCTCATTGGCAGGTTTAGTGGCGATAACTGCAGGTTGTGATATCGTATCACCAGAAGCAGCGATTATTATTGGAATACTAGCAGGAACAGCTCTTGTATTTGGAGTTGAATTTTTCGACAGAGTTTTACGAATAGATGATCCGGTAGGCGCTATAAGTGTGCACGGTATTAATGGAGCTCTTGGAACAATTTTAGTAGGATTTTTCGCCAAAGAAGGTGGTGTATTCTACGGAGGAGGTTTCACTTTACTAGGAGTTCAGGTATTAGGAGTTGTTGCTGTTGCAGCATGGGCCTTAGGAACAGCATTTATCATCTTTAAAGTTTTGCAAAAAACAGTTGGACTAAGAGTATCTGCTCGTGTCGAAGAAGAAGGTTTGGACATTTACGAACATGGAGAAAAAGCATACCAATAA
- a CDS encoding DUF3332 domain-containing protein encodes MKKVNVFLLACFFLVLSIGQSGCYGPFRLTKNLHEWNGTVGDKFINALVFFAFIVIPVYEVAVFVDGVVLNTIEFWTGDNPIAMSENDKDVQIVKKDGNKYRITATQNKFHIEQLQGANKGDTAELIFSPENNSWSLKDGNKELQKLVDLNVEANLIHIYKPDGQVVTFDQNTNNLAFIKAQLETESLNWAQK; translated from the coding sequence ATGAAGAAAGTAAATGTATTTTTATTGGCCTGTTTTTTTCTAGTGCTAAGCATTGGACAATCCGGATGTTATGGACCTTTTCGCCTAACAAAAAATTTGCATGAATGGAATGGTACCGTTGGTGACAAATTTATTAATGCTTTGGTCTTTTTTGCTTTTATCGTAATTCCAGTATACGAAGTTGCCGTTTTCGTTGATGGCGTTGTATTAAATACAATTGAATTTTGGACTGGAGATAATCCTATTGCAATGAGCGAAAATGACAAAGATGTTCAAATTGTAAAAAAAGACGGCAATAAATACCGTATTACAGCCACTCAAAATAAATTTCACATCGAACAACTCCAAGGTGCGAACAAAGGGGATACTGCGGAATTGATTTTTTCTCCTGAAAATAACTCATGGAGCCTAAAAGATGGCAATAAGGAACTTCAAAAACTGGTAGATCTAAACGTAGAAGCGAATCTAATTCACATCTACAAACCTGATGGCCAGGTTGTAACTTTTGACCAAAACACAAATAATCTTGCATTCATTAAAGCTCAACTTGAAACAGAATCATTAAACTGGGCGCAAAAATAA
- a CDS encoding ABC transporter substrate-binding protein: protein MYTKEIQCIRSIFSKYFFVLLLLLLNLSVFSTPLRISRENDKITLQLKYFHQFQFAGYYAAVHKGFYADAGLSVELIEGGTINSINKVLSGEADYGIAANDLLIERVNNKPLVLLAAIFQSSPSVFICLKESNIHTAHDLIHKKIMLLDEYRDPELMAIFYKEGIHINDINRISTTYNINDLIDGKTDVLNAYTTNEAYYLEEKNIPYTIISPKTYGIDFYGDCLFTSEKEIANNPERVKAFLEASKKGWEYALENQDEIIDLILSEYSVNKSRKHLEFEADQIKKLILNEYVEIGHINPGRWDNIAEICSKMGMIPRNYDLTGFIYQPEKYETPTWLKWTLGIVISLSIIVIAMSSYLFFFNKQLKKAVKKQTSSLSQKNIELQSEISERIRTAAALKQSEKRFREMIENLPSGAMLVEKDESLFTNKKVFEITGYTNSELSNINSWFTTLYPESKKENIQIYLENKINNFKNTSIASIKCKNGESKQVEFHAYKFDNKEIWLMNDISERLKTENALISSENKLRTYIEESPNGLVIFNSNAKVNFANKAFIDLVEIPEENLNQAFLPDFFSPTQLKQNQDLFNQLLTKGKTQGEIVLRTTAGKDITVYISAVELINQEFLAFIVDISAIKAVEYKLTLALQQAEESDRLKSAFLANMSHEIRTPMNGILGFSQLLLKENLSQEKKEKYIDILTQNGKQLLGIIDNIIDIAYLEVNQLKVNLSIFSIQKLLNDLQLLFGIDKNRYKKDHLEMVFNNTISEEQDQICSDHGKIKQILINLINNALKFTETGTITISSRIENTILSITVEDSGIGIPLEKQSIIFERFGQVENIYTRQFGGAGLGLPISKGLIELLHGELHFESKAGIGSRFEFHIPITRNKEKIRTSKLETISYIWNHKKILIVEDDDTSIVFLKELFTKTNAEISVCYNGQEAIDKCQSGYIPDLILMDIQLPKISGIEATSIIRKSLTTTPIIAQTAYTSNKDKEQALKAGCNDYLSKPLEPNQLFDLINQYFTTST from the coding sequence ATGTATACAAAAGAAATTCAATGTATCAGAAGTATTTTTTCAAAGTACTTTTTTGTCCTGCTATTACTTTTATTAAATTTATCCGTTTTCAGCACACCGCTCAGGATATCTCGTGAAAACGACAAGATAACTCTACAACTTAAATACTTCCATCAATTTCAATTTGCCGGCTATTATGCGGCCGTTCACAAAGGATTTTATGCCGATGCGGGACTAAGTGTCGAATTAATTGAAGGAGGCACAATTAACTCAATAAATAAGGTCCTCAGCGGAGAGGCTGATTACGGTATCGCAGCGAATGATTTATTAATAGAACGTGTAAACAACAAACCGCTTGTTTTACTCGCAGCCATATTCCAAAGTTCCCCATCTGTATTTATTTGTCTGAAAGAATCAAACATTCATACAGCGCACGATCTGATCCACAAAAAAATAATGCTGTTGGATGAATACAGAGATCCTGAACTAATGGCTATTTTCTACAAAGAAGGCATCCATATAAATGACATCAACCGAATTTCAACAACTTACAACATCAATGATTTAATTGATGGGAAAACAGATGTTTTAAATGCCTACACTACTAACGAGGCGTATTATCTGGAAGAAAAAAACATCCCCTACACGATTATATCGCCAAAAACGTATGGAATTGATTTTTATGGCGACTGTTTATTCACAAGCGAAAAAGAGATAGCAAACAATCCGGAAAGAGTTAAAGCGTTTTTGGAGGCAAGCAAAAAAGGCTGGGAATATGCATTAGAGAATCAGGATGAAATCATCGATTTAATTCTTTCGGAATACTCGGTTAACAAAAGCCGAAAACATCTGGAGTTTGAAGCAGATCAAATTAAAAAATTAATTCTAAACGAATATGTAGAGATTGGTCACATCAACCCAGGCAGATGGGATAATATTGCCGAAATATGCTCTAAAATGGGGATGATCCCAAGAAACTACGATTTAACCGGTTTTATATACCAGCCAGAAAAATACGAAACCCCCACTTGGCTAAAATGGACTCTTGGAATTGTTATTTCTCTTAGTATTATTGTAATTGCTATGTCATCTTATCTGTTTTTTTTCAATAAACAATTGAAAAAGGCTGTTAAGAAGCAAACTTCCAGTTTAAGTCAAAAAAATATTGAATTACAATCTGAAATATCAGAAAGAATCCGAACTGCAGCCGCTTTAAAGCAATCTGAAAAGAGATTTCGTGAGATGATTGAAAATCTTCCATCAGGAGCCATGTTGGTAGAAAAAGATGAAAGCTTATTCACCAATAAAAAAGTCTTTGAAATAACCGGCTATACCAATTCGGAGTTGTCGAATATCAACTCGTGGTTTACTACCCTTTACCCAGAGAGCAAGAAGGAAAACATTCAAATATACCTGGAAAACAAAATCAACAACTTTAAAAATACATCCATAGCCAGCATAAAATGTAAAAATGGCGAGAGCAAGCAAGTTGAATTCCATGCCTATAAATTTGACAATAAGGAAATTTGGCTGATGAATGACATATCAGAAAGATTAAAAACTGAAAATGCTCTGATCTCAAGCGAAAATAAACTAAGAACTTACATAGAGGAATCTCCTAACGGATTGGTCATTTTCAATTCAAACGCAAAGGTGAATTTTGCCAACAAGGCATTTATTGACCTGGTAGAAATTCCAGAAGAAAATTTGAATCAGGCATTCCTGCCCGATTTCTTTTCGCCCACACAACTAAAACAAAACCAAGATCTTTTTAACCAACTATTAACTAAAGGTAAAACCCAAGGAGAAATAGTTCTTCGAACAACTGCAGGGAAAGATATCACCGTATACATAAGTGCTGTTGAGTTAATTAACCAAGAATTCCTTGCTTTTATTGTTGATATATCTGCAATAAAAGCAGTAGAGTACAAATTAACCTTAGCCTTACAACAAGCAGAAGAAAGTGACCGGCTAAAATCTGCATTCTTGGCTAATATGAGTCATGAAATACGAACTCCTATGAATGGTATTTTAGGCTTTAGCCAGTTACTGTTAAAAGAGAATCTCAGCCAGGAGAAAAAAGAAAAATACATCGACATACTAACACAAAATGGAAAACAACTTTTAGGAATTATCGATAACATTATCGATATCGCTTATCTGGAAGTTAATCAACTAAAAGTAAATCTTTCCATTTTTTCCATCCAAAAACTGCTTAACGATCTGCAACTATTATTTGGAATCGATAAAAACCGATACAAGAAAGATCATTTAGAAATGGTTTTTAACAATACAATCTCTGAAGAGCAAGATCAGATATGTTCCGACCACGGGAAAATAAAACAGATTCTTATCAACTTAATTAATAATGCCCTTAAATTCACCGAAACAGGGACAATTACCATTAGCTCACGAATTGAAAACACCATACTATCCATTACAGTAGAAGATAGCGGGATTGGCATACCTCTGGAAAAACAAAGCATAATTTTTGAACGATTCGGGCAAGTAGAAAACATTTATACCCGTCAATTTGGTGGCGCAGGCTTGGGACTGCCTATTTCAAAAGGATTAATAGAACTTTTGCATGGTGAATTGCATTTCGAATCCAAAGCAGGAATTGGTTCCAGATTTGAATTTCACATTCCCATAACCAGAAATAAAGAGAAGATAAGAACAAGCAAATTAGAAACCATCAGCTACATTTGGAACCACAAGAAAATTCTTATAGTAGAAGATGATGACACCAGCATTGTCTTTTTAAAAGAACTATTTACCAAAACAAATGCAGAGATATCGGTTTGCTACAATGGACAGGAAGCTATTGACAAATGTCAATCAGGATATATTCCCGATTTAATTCTAATGGATATACAGCTACCTAAAATAAGCGGAATTGAGGCGACAAGCATCATTAGAAAAAGCCTCACAACTACGCCAATAATAGCTCAAACCGCATATACATCAAACAAAGACAAGGAGCAGGCGCTAAAAGCAGGCTGTAATGATTATTTGTCAAAGCCACTGGAACCAAACCAATTATTCGATCTTATCAATCAGTATTTTACGACTTCGACTTGA
- a CDS encoding glycosyltransferase family 2 protein, which translates to MNYDEFIRFISYFLDRIFISYAFLLIFSYTVLSIISGISLNYYLKKNSFVDYNVILDSPLAPSVSVLVPAFNESKNIVDNVESIYTIHYNNFEVIVINDGSTDSTFEDLQKAFKLEKVDFAVNMEIPAKEVRGIYKSMLSTYSNLVVVDKENGGKADALNAGINVSKNALFMAIDADSILEPDAVLKLVKPFLERTDRRVIAAGGVVRIANSCMVKNGRITDVKVPKNILARMQVLEYTRSFLMGRMAWAQLDGLIIISGAMGMFDRDVVVQSGGYAHSIGEDMELVVRIRRYMSENREKYKIEYVPDPLCWTEAPVDVRVFGRQRSRWTRGTIETLTDHSKIFLSPQYGAMGLLGYPYWFLFEWLAPLVEVLGIIYMIILFFTDNLSLNFILITSLFVYTFAVFFSTWAILYEELTFHRYERKMDVFRLWVAALLEPFILHPISLFYAVKGNIEYLMGNRSWGKMERKGFLHQKDKTKTQIKKIKSKS; encoded by the coding sequence ATGAATTACGACGAGTTTATAAGATTTATAAGTTATTTTTTGGATAGGATTTTTATTTCCTATGCATTTCTTTTGATCTTTAGTTATACAGTATTGAGCATTATTTCGGGGATTTCTTTAAATTATTATTTGAAGAAGAATAGTTTTGTAGATTACAATGTTATCCTTGATTCTCCTTTAGCACCTTCGGTTTCGGTGCTTGTCCCTGCTTTTAATGAGTCTAAAAACATTGTTGATAATGTTGAGTCTATTTACACGATTCATTATAACAATTTTGAAGTGATCGTTATTAATGATGGGAGTACAGATTCAACTTTTGAAGATCTGCAAAAAGCCTTTAAATTAGAGAAGGTTGATTTTGCTGTTAATATGGAAATTCCCGCCAAGGAGGTGAGGGGAATTTATAAATCGATGCTTTCCACATATTCCAATTTAGTGGTTGTTGATAAAGAAAATGGTGGAAAAGCTGATGCTTTAAATGCCGGAATTAATGTTTCGAAAAATGCTTTATTTATGGCGATTGATGCAGATTCAATTTTGGAGCCTGATGCTGTATTGAAGTTAGTGAAACCATTTTTAGAAAGGACAGACAGAAGAGTTATTGCTGCAGGTGGTGTTGTGCGGATTGCTAATTCATGCATGGTTAAAAATGGAAGAATAACCGATGTTAAGGTCCCTAAGAACATTTTGGCCAGAATGCAGGTTTTGGAATACACGCGTTCATTCTTAATGGGCAGAATGGCTTGGGCTCAGCTTGATGGATTGATTATTATTTCCGGAGCAATGGGGATGTTCGACCGGGATGTGGTGGTTCAAAGTGGCGGATATGCTCATTCTATTGGTGAAGATATGGAGTTGGTGGTTAGGATTCGAAGATATATGTCCGAGAATCGCGAAAAATATAAGATCGAATATGTTCCGGACCCATTGTGTTGGACTGAAGCTCCTGTGGATGTAAGAGTATTTGGTCGTCAGCGAAGCCGATGGACACGTGGAACGATTGAAACTCTGACCGATCATTCGAAAATATTCCTTTCTCCACAATATGGTGCGATGGGCTTGTTGGGGTATCCTTATTGGTTTTTATTCGAATGGCTGGCTCCTCTTGTGGAAGTACTGGGTATTATTTACATGATTATTTTATTTTTTACAGACAATCTGAGTCTGAATTTTATTTTGATCACCTCTTTGTTTGTCTATACTTTTGCCGTATTTTTCTCCACTTGGGCAATTTTGTATGAGGAATTGACTTTTCATCGTTACGAGCGAAAAATGGATGTTTTTCGCTTGTGGGTAGCTGCTTTATTAGAACCATTTATTCTTCATCCAATTAGTTTGTTTTATGCTGTAAAAGGGAATATTGAATATTTAATGGGAAATAGAAGCTGGGGAAAAATGGAACGCAAGGGATTTCTTCATCAGAAAGATAAAACTAAAACACAAATAAAAAAGATCAAGTCGAAGTCGTAA
- a CDS encoding HEAT repeat domain-containing protein has protein sequence MFFERIHSFIEYIFERLPYNVLNRLIIYMIIGFFTALVLLLPSILFSKLYITYRKNKKKLLIQKYSKLVVRFLIDDLSDKELSDLKRIKSKFHRKVITSVLIAIDTAENKVVSNQIRTLYLDMKLNEDSSRKLRKRWHHKIRGIRELSHMRVKKDNKYIMDFLQKPNEILRIESQLGLIKLLPFVPFAFLDSQEKPFTVWEQINVFDLIRKNRIEIPEFTLWLDHWNDSVVMFCLDMIRILKQRESVPKLMELLNHENDLVKGKVIRTLVDLESKEAVVKLKELFVLEELPNQINIIRSIGQLRLESEMDFLVKKSNDEEFKIRMECCKSLALIGESGQEKLKVLAENGDEELKRIIKHVLDPRI, from the coding sequence ATGTTCTTCGAGAGAATTCACTCGTTTATTGAGTATATATTTGAGCGTTTACCCTATAATGTATTGAATCGATTGATCATTTACATGATCATTGGTTTCTTTACTGCATTGGTTTTATTGCTTCCATCTATCTTGTTTTCAAAGTTATACATCACCTATCGTAAGAATAAAAAGAAATTATTAATTCAAAAGTACTCCAAGCTAGTTGTTCGGTTTCTGATCGATGATTTGTCTGACAAAGAGTTGTCTGATTTGAAAAGGATTAAATCGAAATTTCATAGAAAGGTAATTACTTCCGTTTTAATTGCTATTGATACTGCTGAGAATAAAGTGGTTAGTAATCAAATTAGAACGTTGTATCTGGATATGAAGCTAAATGAAGATTCCAGTCGTAAACTTCGCAAGAGATGGCATCATAAAATTAGGGGAATTCGTGAGCTCAGTCACATGAGGGTGAAAAAAGATAATAAATACATTATGGATTTTCTTCAAAAACCTAATGAAATCCTTAGAATTGAAAGTCAGTTGGGTTTGATTAAGTTGCTGCCTTTTGTGCCCTTTGCCTTTTTAGATTCTCAGGAAAAGCCATTTACTGTTTGGGAGCAAATCAATGTATTCGATTTGATTCGTAAAAATAGAATTGAAATTCCTGAGTTTACTTTGTGGCTTGATCATTGGAATGATTCTGTTGTGATGTTCTGTTTGGATATGATTCGTATATTAAAACAACGAGAGTCGGTACCAAAATTGATGGAGTTGTTGAATCATGAAAATGATTTAGTGAAAGGAAAAGTAATTAGAACGCTGGTTGATTTAGAGAGTAAAGAAGCCGTAGTTAAGCTTAAAGAACTTTTCGTTTTGGAGGAGCTGCCTAATCAAATTAATATTATACGATCAATTGGTCAATTGCGCTTGGAAAGTGAAATGGATTTCTTAGTTAAAAAAAGCAATGATGAAGAGTTTAAGATAAGGATGGAGTGCTGTAAGTCTCTTGCTCTAATTGGTGAATCAGGTCAGGAAAAATTGAAAGTTCTTGCTGAAAATGGAGATGAGGAATTGAAGAGGATAATTAAGCATGTTTTAGATCCACGAATATGA
- a CDS encoding CotH kinase family protein gives MHRLLQIVILFILYPSLTFSNENSGQKDSLAGGRMFDADIIHEIRIQFLQCAAWDSLFVMKKERDSLSIRRYLQGNVMVDGNQYFSCGVRIKGESSFDFYPGKKKSLKIKFGEFIKKQKLDGLKTINLNNAFRDPSFMREKLYLDFMREEGLPVPRCTYANVYFNGEHLGLYLVTEEVDRGFLERNFQNKKGAFFKGEPNSTFTYLGEDQLLYEQDYKNKNESANDYTHLMELIRVINGTSGMASSDSLKIDDVFNVESCLKIFAISSLFLNVDTYNLLYPHNYYLYKNTRTKKFEWIPYDGNYALCAFSPVFNLNEAENLSVFYEHDSFDHPLTKLLFSKAEYRKFYTDYIAYLVKDKFTNRALSNEIEVLARKIRRSVYYDSHKMYSNAEFEKNIKSSIGDENDAGAFIPGLESFIKQRIKAVKKELGIKEEGNQ, from the coding sequence ATGCATAGATTATTACAAATTGTAATTTTGTTCATTTTATATCCAAGCTTGACGTTTTCTAATGAAAATTCGGGTCAAAAGGATAGTCTTGCCGGAGGGCGAATGTTTGATGCAGATATCATTCATGAAATTCGTATTCAGTTTCTCCAGTGTGCGGCTTGGGATAGTTTATTTGTGATGAAAAAGGAAAGGGATTCTCTAAGTATCAGGCGTTATTTGCAAGGGAATGTCATGGTAGATGGAAATCAATATTTTAGTTGTGGGGTGCGCATAAAGGGAGAATCATCTTTTGATTTTTATCCGGGAAAGAAAAAATCGCTGAAAATTAAATTTGGAGAATTTATTAAAAAGCAAAAGTTGGATGGTTTAAAGACAATAAATCTGAATAATGCTTTTAGGGATCCTAGTTTTATGAGGGAAAAGCTATATCTCGATTTTATGAGAGAAGAAGGCTTGCCGGTTCCGCGTTGCACCTATGCGAACGTTTATTTTAATGGAGAACATTTGGGTCTTTATTTAGTAACAGAGGAGGTTGACAGAGGTTTTCTGGAGCGAAATTTTCAAAATAAGAAAGGTGCGTTTTTTAAGGGAGAGCCCAATTCAACCTTTACCTATTTGGGTGAAGATCAGTTGTTGTATGAGCAGGATTACAAGAATAAAAATGAATCGGCAAATGATTATACTCATTTAATGGAGTTGATTCGGGTGATTAATGGAACGAGCGGAATGGCAAGCTCAGATTCACTTAAAATTGACGATGTTTTTAATGTGGAAAGTTGTTTGAAGATTTTTGCGATTAGCAGTTTATTTTTAAATGTAGATACATACAATCTGCTTTATCCACACAATTATTACCTGTATAAAAATACAAGAACTAAAAAGTTTGAGTGGATTCCATACGATGGAAATTATGCATTATGTGCCTTTAGTCCGGTTTTTAACTTAAATGAAGCGGAAAATTTAAGCGTATTTTATGAACATGATTCATTTGATCATCCATTAACAAAACTACTTTTTAGCAAGGCGGAATATCGAAAATTTTATACCGATTATATTGCCTATTTAGTAAAGGATAAATTTACCAATAGAGCTTTGAGTAATGAGATTGAAGTCTTAGCAAGAAAAATTAGACGCTCAGTATATTATGATTCTCATAAGATGTATAGCAATGCGGAATTCGAGAAGAATATTAAGTCATCAATTGGAGATGAGAATGACGCAGGTGCCTTTATACCTGGTTTGGAATCGTTTATTAAGCAACGAATAAAGGCTGTGAAAAAAGAGTTGGGAATTAAAGAGGAGGGAAATCAGTAA